From the Glycine max cultivar Williams 82 chromosome 11, Glycine_max_v4.0, whole genome shotgun sequence genome, the window aatatcaagcaTTGTGTCTTTGAAATGGGAGAAGGAAGGAATTGTGAGGATTTGGCATGAAGCCATAATAATTTTAGTCCCTAGGGTTTTATAGGGGCCAGTAGAAGAAACGTTGGCAATTAGCATGAATCTAAGAATGTCAAGTCAAACCTCTTGTTAGGCAGAAGAGGCGCATGCATGGATACATACCGTAGAGAGCTTGTTCAAGGTGCCATCAATCTGGACAAAGTAAGCCTCCAAGAGCATCTCAAGCTCCTCGACATCAAGTTGCTTGGTGACGGCACTGAAGGAGGCGCTGTCCCTACCGAGAACATTGTCGAACGATAATTCAGGAGCGGtcctaaaaaaattgaaagaagaatTACATTTAGAGGTTAGGGAGAAGCGAGTAGGAGAGTTAAAAGGGAAGGAAGAGGTGCCTGTGAGGTTGAAGAAGATCGCCGTTGTCGGCAGAAGAGGTATCGTCGTCGTCATCGTCGTCGTCGACGACGACGACGTCGCCATCCAAGACCTGTTGTTCGGCTAGCTTTTCAGAGAGATACATCTCAGCCATATCTTCGTCGTCATCGAGCAGGTGCTCCAATTCATCCCTGACCTTCTGAACACGACCGGTGATGGCGACTAATCGGCTCTTAATTTGACGAACGCGTTCCAAATTGAGAGTACTGATCTTGGAGGTGAGCTTGTCCAAGGCGGGATGAGCCTCCTGCTCCAAGGTTTTAGCCTCGTTTTCCAAGACGCTACAAGCAGCCTCCAGACAGGCCTCGAGGGAAACGAACTCGAAGGGAAGAATCTTGATGGCGTCGTTGGGGTTGGGGTTGGGGTCAGCATCAGCCTGGTTGTGGTGGCGGATGATCCTTGCCTGGAGCTCATGAAGGAAGGGGGTGACGGAGGGGTCGCGAGAGTTGAGGAGGAGGAGCTCTTGGGCGGTGATGATGGCCTTGATGTGCTCCAAGTTGATAACGATGGCCCTCTCACGGCCAAGAAGGGTGGAGGGGTAGGACAAGAGAGGGTCCAATATACGCAGGTCTCGCGCGGGGAGTCCCGTCCGCCTCATGATGGCGTGCTTCCCGGCCTCCACCACCTCCGTCTCTCCTTTGCCGTCCAGTACCAGCCATTGCCTCACTCCGCTTCCCTTCTTTCGAATCCCTGTCGTCGATCTCTCCTCCCCTCCCCTCatcctccctctctctctctctacttcTTTATtactttcctcttctttttcttttgcaaattcttgtgaaaatataagtttatttaaacAAAGTTCACcatctttcctttttttaaaaatatttttttattattgtaaataatttattgaaaaaatattacactataCCTTATAATAAGTTTTTCCTATAATATATCAAGTCTTCTACTcatcaaaaaatataaactctTGTAATTTTGAATCGATTGGAGTTGTCAGCCATCATGTAACTGATTTCATAGGActtgaaatgtttttattttttattttttacgtaCAAGCATAGGGGGCCTTGGCCACTCctgattttttctataaaaaagaatttcttAATGTATATCAGGATTATTATATTGATTAAGAAGACTTCACCGtaaaattaataagaattaGGCTTTGAACGAAAGTGAATCAAGAATAAGATATCACATATCCACTGATGACATGATACGAGTAATATATTGACGTAGATGGAGATTGAAAATGAACAGGTGGAAGATACAGGGTGAAATTATGGAAGGAAACTAGAAAAAGTTGCATGACAAGGGAATTGGTCGTATAGAGTGAGTGACCTTAATTACACAGGCACAGGCACAGGCACAGCGCGGCTGTGGACAACATGGGGCCTGGTTCTTGGATAGAGATACAATAGATTAGCCTTGGAGTTGGAATGATCATCTTCCTCAAAATAACAATGTTTATCCTCCTCAATTGTTCCCATCTTTCTCACCTCAGGTTCTGTGTAATAACTCATTTTCcttctattatatttatatttatacacaGAAGCCCTCGTTAACGTTTCATTTCTTATCATTGGCACTAATGATGTTTGGTTCCTCACGGGCATTGTTCCCGAAAGCTCCTCCCTCCTCTGGACACCCCAACGCCCACCACTCCCTTGACGTGTAACTCCTTTGCTTTCTTCAGTACCCTGATAGGACTTGAAATGTAGTGCTTAAACTTGCTTTGCTTCTTCTTTCTCATACTGAAATGACGATGAAAGGTGCATTGTGGtaactgctaaataataaaGATTAGAGCGAGTGGACTTTGTTTTGTTAATTAGCGTTGGAGTTGTCCCTTGGAGCCAATAACTTTCTTATTCAACTTTTAGACGGCAGGCTGGGGAGTCCGCCAGCCTCGTCAAAAGGTCGTTCCATACCTTGGGGCTTGGACCTTGTCATAACTTCATCAACAAAACATCTATGCAAAAATATTGTTtactttaattagttttaacatGTATTTTTGAATTGTCTCGAGTTATATTACAACTACAGCATAGCCGAATCCTCAACTCTAACGCTGAAAATAGTTCCTCAAAAAATTTGCATTACTATTATTTTGTATCTCTATATATTCAAAACCATAAAGTAGTCAAAATCACAGCAACAGCCATTTTACCTAGTTCTTATAATGCCTTTTACTCTTTTCTTCTAAAGTACGATTAATCACACTAGTTCTTCCCGAGTTTAAGATTTGTAAGCATTAACGACTATAACAAAATTTTGGCACATAGTTTCTAATCTGAAGCTAAAAATATTAACGAGATTTTAGAACGTATTTAGCATGACATTTCTCATGGTATTCTTCAATGTCgataaacataaaacaaaagataatcGATCAAGTCAATAATTCCCCTTCCACAATAATCAACATCAAAAATTTTAACGGCAAAAGGAAATGCATTAACCCTAACATATGGGACTCAACATACCTAGCAAAAAGgataaattacaaaagaaacTAGCATGCGGGGAAAAAATGGGGCAAAAATCAAGCATCTGCAATGGTGACCTCGACCTCAACACCCGGTTCAATTGTGATTGAAGTAATCTGCTTAACCACATCAGGGGAACTGTAGAGATCAATAATTCTCTTGTGCACACGCAGCTCAAATCTGTCCCATGTGTTGGTGCCTGAAACAAGAAGCAGCTCATTAACATTAATATATCCATAAAATACACCAAGACTTTAAACAGGTAAGGATAATGACAATACCCAAAACCAAAATACAGCTCTTACATTCACACATGAACCTTATCTTCAAAGCTTTGCTCTTTAGTATCATCCGGATGTCAGAAAAAAGGTAATTGCTATGTTTAacgcttattattattattgctctCTCAGAAGTGTGAGTTTTGAAAATGTTAAGCAGACCAGAAATCAAAAATATTTGACAACAGCCGGTGCGTTGTGTAAAAGTAAAATGACAGCAACTCGTAGTAGGGTAcgtatacataaataaaataatgaagctATAATTCTGATTAGAGTGTAGAAAGCAAGCAAGAAGCAGATAGAAAATGAAGTTACCTTCACCACACGGGGATTTCCTGGTGGTGATGTTAAGTACTTTAGTTGGCATCCTAACAGGTCCCTTCACCCTGAGGCGCTTGTCCTTGGCACCACGAACAAGGTCGGCGCACActataattaagagaaaaaaaattcgagtatgaaataaataaatgaaaaataaaaaatgttgaggCGAGAGGTACCTTTCTCGAGATTCTTGACGTTCTTAGAGGAAAGGGTGATCCTAATCTTATGGATCTGCTCCTGAGGCTCCTCCAAGCCGGCCTTAGTAGGCTTCATTGCAGCGTAAGCCATTGTATTGTTTCGTCCCCTCTACGCACAAAGTTTCTGAATTGCAAGCAAAATGCGGCTCTGCAGCACTTGGGGGACGACGGAACAAGCTCTTAGAATTTCAGGTTACCATAACTCTTCTTAGGGTTTTTTATTGGGTCATGAAATGGGCCAGATCATCCACAGGCCCGCTTATTTTATCttcctttccaaaaatcaaaaccactctattttcagg encodes:
- the LOC100788454 gene encoding magnesium transporter MRS2-3; amino-acid sequence: MRGGEERSTTGIRKKGSGVRQWLVLDGKGETEVVEAGKHAIMRRTGLPARDLRILDPLLSYPSTLLGRERAIVINLEHIKAIITAQELLLLNSRDPSVTPFLHELQARIIRHHNQADADPNPNPNDAIKILPFEFVSLEACLEAACSVLENEAKTLEQEAHPALDKLTSKISTLNLERVRQIKSRLVAITGRVQKVRDELEHLLDDDEDMAEMYLSEKLAEQQVLDGDVVVVDDDDDDDDTSSADNGDLLQPHRTAPELSFDNVLGRDSASFSAVTKQLDVEELEMLLEAYFVQIDGTLNKLSTLREYVDDTEDYINIMLDDKQNHLLQMGVMLTTATLVVSAFVVVAGIFGMNIHIELFDDQKAGMTQFLWTVGGSTAGTIFLYVVAIAWCKHKRLLE
- the LOC100803623 gene encoding 40S ribosomal protein S20-2-like, whose translation is MAYAAMKPTKAGLEEPQEQIHKIRITLSSKNVKNLEKVCADLVRGAKDKRLRVKGPVRMPTKVLNITTRKSPCGEGTNTWDRFELRVHKRIIDLYSSPDVVKQITSITIEPGVEVEVTIADA